The following are encoded in a window of Drosophila simulans strain w501 chromosome 3L, Prin_Dsim_3.1, whole genome shotgun sequence genomic DNA:
- the LOC6737738 gene encoding succinate dehydrogenase [ubiquinone] flavoprotein subunit, mitochondrial, whose translation MNRLFVRRAGQHVTRSLFGPNASRLPQVTCVRDACCKDEYSLIDHKFDAIVIGAGGAGMRAGFGLAEKGFQTAIISKLFPTRSHTVAAQGGVNAALSNMDKDDWKYHFYDTVKGSDWLGDQNAIHYMCREAEKAVCELDMYGMPFSRKPDGKIYQRPFGGQTLDYGKGGVARRACACADRTGHALIHTLYGQTLKHSDSCHYFVDYFVLDLIMSQGACVGCLAWKLDDGTFHRFLAKNTVVAAGGCGRVYFSTTAGHTCTGDGNAWVSRQELPLMDMEFVQFHPTGIYGAGCLITEGVRGEGGFFLNCKGERFMERYAPKAKDLASRDVVARAMTMEVLAGNGCGPLKDHVHLQLHHIDAKIIKQRLPGIMVTARIFAKVDVTKEPVPVLPTVHYNMGGIPTDYKGRVVTIDENGKEQVVKGLYSCGETSCASVHGANRLGANSLLDLIIFGRVCALDIAANSCPGDKPPQVEDKATEKSLDNFKRLRCADGCIPTAALRMELQRTMTKHAAVFREGKLLKEGLLKVAELCEQFKDIKTTDRTMVWNSNLVETLELQNMLANAVHIITAMENRKESRGSHAREDFKTRVDELDYGAPLAGQKKKPFEEHWRKHTMTFALGNKGCASIKYRPVVDTTLDSSVAPIPPAPRTY comes from the coding sequence ATGAATCGCCTGTTTGTCAGAAGGGCGGGACAGCATGTAACCAGGAGTCTTTTTGGTCCAAATGCAAGTCGTCTGCCTCAAGTGACCTGCGTTCGAGATGCGTGTTGCAAGGATGAGTACTCCTTGATAGACCACAAGTTCGATGCGATTGTGATTGGTGCCGGTGGAGCTGGAATGCGGGCTGGCTTTGGCCTGGCGGAGAAGGGTTTCCAAACGGCCATTATATCAAAGCTATTTCCCACCCGATCTCACACGGTGGCTGCCCAGGGTGGTGTTAATGCCGCCCTCTCAAATATGGACAAGGACGACTGGAAGTACCACTTCTACGACACGGTGAAGGGCTCCGATTGGCTGGGTGATCAGAACGCGATCCATTATATGTGTCGGGAGGCGGAGAAGGCGGTCTGCGAACTGGACATGTACGGGATGCCCTTCTCGCGAAAGCCCGATGGCAAGATCTACCAGCGACCTTTTGGTGGTCAAACCTTGGACTACGGAAAGGGCGGTGTGGCCAGGAGGGCGTGTGCATGCGCAGATCGCACGGGTCACGCCCTCATCCACACACTGTACGGACAAACGCTGAAGCACTCGGATTCTTGCCACTATTTTGTGGACTACTTCGTCCTGGATCTGATCATGTCGCAGGGTGCATGTGTGGGATGTTTGGCCTGGAAACTGGATGATGGCACCTTCCATCggtttctggccaaaaatacGGTTGTTGCCGCCGGCGGTTGTGGTCGGGTTTACTTCTCCACGACCGCCGGACACACGTGTACCGGCGATGGCAATGCCTGGGTTTCCAGACAGGAGCTGCCGCTCATGGACATGGAGTTTGTGCAGTTTCATCCAACTGGAATCTACGGAGCCGGATGCCTTATCACCGAGGGAGTTAGAGGCGAAGGCGGTTTCTTCTTGAACTGCAAGGGAGAACGTTTCATGGAACGCTATGCCCCAAAGGCCAAGGATCTGGCGTCCAGGGACGTGGTGGCGCGAGCCATGACCATGGAGGTTCTTGCTGGCAATGGTTGTGGTCCGCTCAAGGATCATGTGCACCTGCAGCTCCACCATATCGACGCCAAGATCATCAAGCAACGATTGCCGGGCATTATGGTCACCGCCAGGATTTTTGCAAAAGTGGACGTGACCAAGGAACCAGTACCAGTGCTGCCAACTGTGCACTACAACATGGGCGGCATACCAACGGATTACAAGGGTCGTGTGGTCACCATCGATGAGAATGGCAAGGAACAGGTGGTCAAGGGGCTGTACTCCTGTGGGGAAACCTCCTGCGCCTCAGTACACGGAGCAAATCGATTGGGTGCCAACTCCCTGCTGGATCTGATCATCTTTGGCCGCGTCTGTGCCTTGGACATTGCCGCAAACAGCTGTCCGGGGGATAAGCCGCCCCAGGTGGAGGACAAGGCCACGGAGAAGTCGCTGGATAACTTTAAGCGCCTGCGATGCGCCGACGGATGTATTCCCACTGCGGCGTTGAGAATGGAACTGCAGCGCACCATGACCAAACATGCGGCTGTTTTCCGGGAGGGAAAACTGCTCAAGGAGGGTCTGCTCAAAGTGGCCGAGTTGTGCGAACAGTTCAAGGACATCAAGACAACCGATCGTACAATGGTGTGGAACTCCAACCTAGTTGAAACGCTGGAGCTGCAGAATATGCTGGCCAATGCGGTGCACATCATTACAGCCATGGAAAATCGCAAGGAGTCGAGGGGCTCCCATGCTCGCGAGGATTTCAAGACGCGCGTGGATGAGCTGGACTACGGAGCACCACTGGCCGGACAGAAAAAGAAACCATTCGAGGAGCATTGGCGCAAGCACACCATGACCTTTGCCCTGGGTAACAAAGGATGTGCCTCGATCAAATATCGCCCGGTTGTGGACACCACTTTGGACAGCTCCGTTGCACCCATTCCACCTGCTCCGCGCACCTACTGA
- the LOC6737737 gene encoding thioredoxin-related transmembrane protein 4, with product MTSKLILLLSVFGVIPNAMLPKSPVNIDVCPRSSRKSETSYMMAEYGDGLITRIDEGNWKEVLSGEWLLLLCSSHRPKCGDWKAVLYQLASTSMGCLDVDLAFGDLSTNFWLRGRFSAFREANVYHVLDGEFRRLSSSQDTNSLHNLLLLREWSEIPPMSLWLHPTSKWSTFAEIILKTTMDLKHLDIFGRNAWKTALILDLIFFIVTPYILWLSIMTSTENMVENDDTLYEFELAPTKTSIPLFMKSTSKFKSHLIYLKKLRQMRESKFKSI from the coding sequence ATGACGTCAAAGCTAATTCTTCTTCTATCGGTATTTGGGGTTATTCCAAACGCGATGCTCCCGAAAAGTCCAGTCAATATCGACGTATGTCCCCGATCATCCCGGAAATCAGAGACCAGCTATATGATGGCCGAATATGGAGATGGATTAATTACTCGCATTGATGAGGGCAATTGGAAGGAGGTGCTTTCTGGCGAGTGGCTTTTGCTACTTTGCTCGTCACATCGGCCGAAGTGCGGAGATTGGAAAGCGGTCTTATACCAGCTGGCGAGCACCTCAATGGGTTGCCTCGATGTGGACTTGGCTTTTGGTGATCTCTCCACCAATTTTTGGCTACGTGGACGATTTTCCGCCTTCCGGGAGGCTAACGTATACCATGTGCTGGATGGGGAATTTCGAAGACTGAGCTCTAGCCAGGACACTAACTCCCTTCACAATCTTTTGCTTCTGCGCGAGTGGTCGGAGATACCTCCAATGTCACTTTGGTTACATCCGACTTCCAAATGGAGCACATTCgccgaaattattttaaagacAACCATGGATCTAAAGCACTTAGATATTTTTGGGCGCAACGCTTGGAAGACCGCCCTTATTCTGgacttaatttttttcatcGTAACACCGTACATTTTATGGCTTTCTATAATGACAAGTACAGAGAATATGGTGGAAAATGATGACACGTTATACGAATTTGAGCTAGCACCTACCAAAACTAGTATTCCACTTTTTATGAAATCGACTTCTAAGTTTAAAAGCCATCTTATATATTTGAAGAAGCTTAGACAAATGAGAGAATCTAAGttcaaaagtatttaa